A window from Deltaproteobacteria bacterium encodes these proteins:
- a CDS encoding LysR family transcriptional regulator, which yields MNLQQLITFSTVVSEGSMTAAAEKLFLTQPAVSQQIRNLEEEMGVGLLDRGARHARPTVQGQLLYDYARRIILLTQQAQAAIQTMAEGVQGHLRIGTLNSLGLQLVAPSVATLLKHHNRVSIELSYEDARDVLKATADGKLDVAILPEIPAAQVQSLGLQGRPLHKDEMWLVASGKDPSLPEEIRSEHLDQRPFIRLSEKYEGFDQAFKAAMEKSGISLNVVFESNNVGTLKRVIESGLGWGFLPAHAIRKQVRMGRLAQVQVTDLKHTTNVVFYSRDPSPAAQLIDVFFRVLKQGIAG from the coding sequence ATGAACTTACAGCAATTGATCACGTTTTCGACAGTCGTATCCGAAGGTAGCATGACGGCGGCTGCGGAAAAGCTTTTCCTCACACAACCGGCTGTTTCACAGCAAATTCGAAATCTGGAAGAGGAAATGGGGGTCGGACTTCTTGATCGTGGTGCTCGCCATGCTCGGCCAACAGTGCAGGGACAGCTTCTTTATGATTATGCGAGGCGAATCATCCTGCTAACGCAGCAGGCGCAAGCGGCCATCCAGACAATGGCTGAAGGCGTTCAGGGACATTTGCGAATCGGCACGTTGAACTCGCTGGGGCTTCAACTTGTCGCCCCAAGTGTTGCCACACTACTAAAGCATCACAATCGAGTTTCGATTGAGCTTAGCTATGAAGATGCGCGAGATGTATTGAAGGCAACGGCCGATGGAAAGCTTGATGTCGCGATATTGCCGGAAATTCCCGCCGCTCAAGTGCAAAGCCTTGGTCTGCAGGGACGCCCGCTTCACAAAGATGAAATGTGGCTAGTGGCTTCTGGTAAAGACCCGTCGTTGCCAGAGGAAATTCGATCCGAGCACTTGGATCAGAGGCCGTTCATTCGTTTATCTGAAAAATATGAAGGTTTCGATCAAGCGTTTAAAGCGGCAATGGAAAAATCCGGAATTTCTTTGAACGTTGTATTCGAATCGAACAACGTTGGAACTTTGAAGCGAGTCATTGAAAGCGGTCTTGGCTGGGGCTTCCTGCCAGCTCACGCGATTCGCAAGCAAGTTCGAATGGGCCGGTTGGCACAAGTGCAAGTGACAGATTTAAAGCACACGACAAATGTGGTTTTTTATTCTCGCGATCCATCGCCGGCGGCGCAGCTGATAGATGTCTTCTTCCGCGTTCTTAAGCAAGGCATCGCGGGTTAA
- a CDS encoding insulinase family protein: MLKRASVVILPITLPMAVAAVLIFGTLSCASKGQTPTAESSGYDVSESTGDGITVLRKHREVILSNGLKVLFMPDQSLPSLSIGLVIKTGSALDPVGSAGLANLVSDLLDQGTKKRNAIQIADDLGRIGAVFRASVDYDYTHLGITGLSFSSNEILSNFLELTTQPSFTDAEFNRMKKQLVAGIERSFDNPRVVADVASAKFLFGDHPYGRSVSGTATEVASLTKKSVIQHYLKFYRPGNSILVVVGQFDPQFEKKVETDFGAWAKRDLEPGTIPEPIPVAGVRVLVVDKPGLTQAQIRISAIGIKRMDENFLPLRVANTVFGGAFASRLNDRIRKELGLTYSISSGFDARLTSGPFEIDTFTKTDSIEKVVMETIAMYKKFVEAGITSEELKRARGYLSGIFPQAIETSDKLAFNMLLLRNYGISDRYLTHYVRDLGDISASEVNTAIKKTLVPGNLSIVIHAPSQAAESLKGKVDKFEIVPAASIQ; encoded by the coding sequence ATGTTGAAGAGAGCTTCAGTAGTAATTTTGCCGATAACTTTGCCAATGGCTGTGGCGGCGGTTTTAATCTTCGGGACCCTTAGCTGTGCATCAAAAGGTCAAACTCCAACTGCTGAATCCTCTGGCTACGACGTGAGCGAAAGTACCGGCGACGGAATCACTGTACTTCGCAAGCATCGCGAAGTGATTTTATCTAACGGACTAAAAGTTCTTTTTATGCCCGATCAATCTCTGCCATCACTGTCAATCGGACTTGTGATAAAAACTGGCTCAGCGCTTGATCCCGTTGGCTCTGCGGGGCTTGCCAATTTGGTTTCTGATTTACTGGATCAAGGCACAAAGAAGAGAAATGCCATTCAAATCGCAGATGATCTCGGAAGAATCGGGGCGGTTTTCCGGGCCTCTGTGGACTATGACTACACGCACCTCGGAATCACTGGCCTATCGTTTTCATCTAATGAGATTCTTTCTAACTTCTTAGAACTTACGACTCAGCCGTCATTTACCGACGCTGAATTTAATCGAATGAAGAAGCAACTGGTGGCTGGTATTGAACGGTCGTTTGACAACCCACGCGTGGTTGCTGACGTGGCGTCTGCGAAGTTTTTATTTGGCGATCACCCCTATGGCAGATCTGTCAGCGGTACCGCCACAGAAGTTGCAAGCTTGACGAAAAAAAGTGTTATTCAGCATTACCTCAAATTTTATCGCCCAGGGAATTCCATTCTCGTGGTTGTCGGCCAGTTCGATCCTCAGTTCGAAAAGAAAGTTGAAACCGATTTTGGTGCTTGGGCGAAGCGTGACCTTGAGCCGGGCACAATCCCAGAGCCGATTCCAGTCGCAGGTGTGAGAGTACTTGTGGTGGACAAACCTGGTTTAACCCAGGCGCAAATTCGAATCTCAGCTATCGGCATAAAGCGCATGGACGAGAATTTTCTTCCTCTAAGAGTTGCCAACACAGTTTTTGGTGGCGCGTTTGCCAGTCGCTTGAACGATCGAATTCGAAAGGAGCTTGGGCTTACCTACTCGATTTCTTCTGGATTCGACGCTCGACTTACTTCAGGTCCCTTTGAAATTGATACTTTCACTAAGACTGACTCCATCGAAAAAGTCGTGATGGAAACCATTGCGATGTACAAAAAGTTTGTTGAAGCGGGAATCACATCCGAGGAACTAAAACGTGCTCGTGGGTATTTGTCTGGAATCTTCCCTCAGGCCATAGAAACCAGCGATAAACTTGCGTTCAACATGCTGTTGCTAAGAAATTACGGAATTTCCGATCGCTACCTGACTCACTACGTGCGGGATCTAGGCGACATTTCGGCTTCTGAGGTCAACACCGCGATAAAGAAGACGCTTGTGCCGGGAAATCTCTCAATTGTGATTCATGCTCCTAGCCAGGCTGCAGAGTCGCTGAAGGGGAAAGTCGACAAGTTTGAGATCGTTCCCGCGGCGTCGATTCAATAA